Proteins encoded in a region of the Flavobacterium sp. MDT1-60 genome:
- a CDS encoding chaperone modulator CbpM — protein sequence MSSKNLIQIKQFCLYHEIENTFITELNNYGLVEIIIQEEDEYLQPEQLPAIEKMIRMHYDLKINLEGIDAIYHLLNKIEVLQQNLTATQNKLRLFEHYQIE from the coding sequence ATGAGTAGTAAAAACTTAATCCAGATAAAACAGTTTTGTTTGTATCACGAAATTGAAAACACCTTTATAACGGAACTGAATAATTATGGTTTAGTGGAAATTATTATTCAGGAAGAAGATGAATATTTACAACCTGAACAATTGCCGGCCATTGAAAAAATGATTCGCATGCATTATGATCTCAAAATAAATTTAGAGGGAATTGACGCTATTTATCATCTGCTAAACAAGATTGAAGTTTTGCAACAAAATTTAACGGCAACCCAAAATAAACTTCGCCTTTTTGAACACTATCAAATTGAATAA
- a CDS encoding DnaJ C-terminal domain-containing protein — MDYIDYYKILDITKSATEAEIKKAYRKLARKYHPDLNPNDKEAEKKFKEINEANEVLSNPENRKKYDKYGKDWKHADEFEKAGYDPNQQQYSRQQQQGSNQDFSGFGGDFSGSDFSDFFNSMYGGGRSSRSQSKYRGQDFNAELQLDLASAYTTHKQSLTVNGKNIRITIPAGVENGQIIKIPGHGGPGANGGPNGDLYITFNIENNSDFKREGNNLYSDVDLDFYTAILGGEVFVNTFDGKVKVKVPAETQTGTKVKLKGKGFPVYKKENQFGDLYITYNVKTPTKLSQKEKELFEELAKLRNHE, encoded by the coding sequence ATGGATTATATCGACTACTATAAAATTTTGGACATTACAAAATCAGCTACGGAGGCCGAAATCAAAAAAGCATATCGAAAACTGGCTCGTAAATACCATCCCGATTTAAATCCGAATGATAAAGAAGCAGAGAAAAAATTCAAGGAAATTAACGAAGCCAACGAAGTTTTGAGCAATCCGGAGAATCGTAAAAAGTATGATAAATACGGAAAAGACTGGAAACATGCTGATGAATTCGAAAAAGCAGGTTACGACCCGAATCAACAACAATATTCAAGACAACAACAGCAAGGAAGTAATCAGGATTTTTCTGGTTTTGGAGGAGATTTTTCGGGAAGTGATTTTTCTGACTTCTTCAATTCGATGTATGGTGGAGGAAGAAGTTCAAGATCGCAATCGAAATACCGTGGGCAGGATTTCAATGCCGAATTACAATTGGATTTAGCTTCGGCTTACACCACACACAAACAAAGTTTAACTGTAAATGGTAAAAATATCCGTATTACAATTCCGGCCGGTGTTGAAAATGGTCAGATTATAAAAATTCCCGGACATGGCGGCCCCGGGGCCAACGGAGGGCCAAACGGAGATTTGTATATCACTTTTAATATCGAAAACAACTCAGACTTTAAACGAGAAGGCAATAACCTATATTCTGATGTTGATCTTGATTTCTATACTGCCATTTTAGGAGGTGAAGTTTTCGTGAATACTTTTGATGGAAAAGTAAAAGTGAAAGTTCCCGCTGAAACCCAAACCGGAACGAAGGTAAAATTAAAAGGAAAAGGATTTCCAGTATACAAAAAAGAGAATCAGTTTGGCGATTTATACATTACTTATAATGTCAAAACGCCAACGAAATTGTCTCAAAAAGAGAAAGAATTATTTGAAGAATTAGCTAAACTAAGAAATCATGAGTAG
- a CDS encoding LysM peptidoglycan-binding domain-containing protein, which produces MRELLTISLVFILSFNKITAQDSIIEHKIQKGETAYFIAQKYKVSVDEIYKLNPESQSGIQDNQVLKIPVHSTEKQNQKQQITHIVAAKETLYGISKQYKVTVDAIQNANLEILANGLQIGQELVIPQNLVDLPKTEITTSLKLTHQVVAKESLFSIARQYNVSVQDLETLNKELLQNGLQIGQVIAIPNKRKTLDGRVRVINQETIFHVVEAKETKFSIAKKYGISIDQLESQNPEIVNGLIVGNKLAINTKEIKPTNESEELMLALAEKQVVVEKTKAKTVEIDDLKDRLVVQKEMNQKIIKINDLKVNLNDMNGSKDNSVEKLRLVLEANKNVQDILMAKLDSLVNTMNNDLVDLKRMDVLNVDESKRLEKQSYESIGKTNELSSQLKKELAENRKAYAGLMNKVEKIAVEENQEYKKKVRESEKNKPSTSLQKRLFLEELKHYKIEQEQGDAQNQLLIAKIDSLDTQKKIEVKRHISKASFYSMEARQFDDKLALIKLKKYQDDALKNQNKTNSDEASKAISLEEMKRELKENPLKNDKTIKVEVFDNLKEVSNGYYLVLGIFTDAIPRDKFIMKLIDSGDFNASFFFNINSLSYYVYSDRYQNMEEVLYKCKKKEEDELYKDIIIAKTEIDLR; this is translated from the coding sequence ATGAGAGAACTTTTAACGATTTCTCTTGTCTTTATTTTGTCTTTTAACAAAATAACTGCACAAGATTCAATTATTGAACACAAAATTCAAAAAGGGGAGACCGCTTATTTTATTGCCCAAAAATATAAGGTTTCTGTTGATGAAATTTACAAACTCAACCCTGAATCACAAAGCGGAATCCAAGACAATCAAGTTCTTAAAATCCCAGTTCACTCCACGGAGAAGCAAAATCAGAAGCAACAAATTACCCACATCGTTGCTGCAAAAGAAACACTTTACGGCATTTCAAAACAATACAAAGTTACCGTTGATGCCATTCAGAATGCAAATCTTGAAATTCTTGCCAACGGGCTTCAAATAGGTCAGGAATTAGTAATTCCTCAAAATCTTGTAGATCTTCCAAAAACAGAAATTACGACATCTTTAAAATTGACACATCAGGTAGTTGCTAAAGAATCGTTGTTCAGTATTGCCAGACAATATAATGTTTCGGTTCAGGATCTTGAAACTCTCAATAAAGAATTACTTCAAAACGGATTACAAATTGGTCAGGTGATTGCCATTCCGAACAAAAGAAAAACATTAGACGGAAGAGTTCGCGTTATTAATCAGGAAACCATTTTTCATGTGGTTGAAGCTAAAGAAACTAAATTTTCAATTGCTAAAAAATATGGAATTTCAATTGATCAGTTAGAATCTCAAAACCCTGAAATTGTAAATGGATTGATAGTTGGTAATAAATTGGCCATCAACACAAAAGAGATTAAACCAACAAACGAAAGCGAAGAATTGATGTTGGCTCTTGCTGAAAAACAAGTTGTGGTTGAAAAAACAAAAGCCAAAACAGTTGAAATTGATGATTTAAAAGACAGATTGGTTGTTCAGAAAGAAATGAATCAGAAAATCATAAAAATCAATGATTTGAAAGTCAATCTGAATGATATGAATGGATCGAAAGATAATTCGGTTGAAAAATTGCGATTGGTTTTAGAAGCGAACAAAAATGTGCAGGATATTTTAATGGCCAAATTAGATTCATTAGTTAATACTATGAATAATGATTTGGTTGATTTGAAAAGGATGGATGTTTTGAATGTTGATGAATCAAAACGACTGGAAAAACAATCGTATGAAAGCATCGGAAAAACAAATGAGTTATCTTCTCAATTAAAAAAGGAATTAGCTGAAAACAGAAAAGCTTATGCCGGTTTAATGAACAAAGTAGAGAAAATTGCTGTTGAAGAAAATCAGGAATACAAGAAGAAAGTCCGCGAAAGTGAAAAGAATAAACCATCAACTTCATTGCAGAAACGTCTTTTTTTAGAAGAACTTAAACATTACAAAATAGAGCAGGAGCAAGGTGATGCACAAAATCAACTTTTGATTGCCAAGATTGATTCGTTAGATACTCAGAAAAAAATCGAAGTAAAAAGACATATTAGTAAAGCTTCATTTTATAGTATGGAAGCCCGACAATTTGATGACAAACTCGCTTTGATAAAATTGAAAAAATATCAGGACGATGCTTTAAAAAATCAAAATAAAACCAATTCCGATGAAGCTTCAAAAGCAATTTCTTTAGAAGAAATGAAAAGAGAATTGAAGGAAAATCCGCTTAAAAATGATAAAACAATAAAAGTAGAAGTTTTTGATAATCTTAAAGAAGTTTCAAATGGCTATTACTTAGTTTTAGGTATATTTACCGATGCGATACCGAGAGATAAGTTTATTATGAAACTTATTGATTCCGGGGATTTTAACGCTAGTTTTTTCTTTAATATAAACAGTCTTTCGTATTATGTTTATTCAGACAGATACCAAAATATGGAAGAAGTTCTATATAAATGCAAGAAAAAAGAGGAAGATGAGTTATATAAAGATATTATTATTGCTAAGACAGAAATTGACCTTAGATAA
- a CDS encoding LysM peptidoglycan-binding domain-containing protein, protein MKYYFALLSLVFFITCSAFSQEKVIKYTVSSGETINQISVKFKITPYDIYALNPDARSGVKPNTVLLIPTNVSKVAASKTEATNAKTAANSKEIIHEVQPKETFYSIEKKYGVSDEALKAANPGLEKTGVQIGQKLVIPAKGSAPKVSSASAKKTKEKGPEKYVYHDVAAKETKFGIAKQYGITVEELEKRNPEIISSLLVGSRLTIKGTAPKTENSAPVTHAAKPAETPKKVTTYMEYQVKPKETFYSLGRTFHITQEELTELNPALSEGVKEGMVLKVPSGYLAPTPIIAQAQPVEKAVEKSIEKPVENTGGGGIKILEKVKSETVSADPEVIELTKKRGQTERKKMVLLLPFNLAKMQNDTTSAANRIKNDKFLNMTLDFYSGAMMAIDSAKTLKLPIDVSIYDSGETKTASNVSGLIAQNKLQDANAVIGPFYQTNAETTANSLSLYNVPVISPLSKDSANPIDNLYQSIPTNDVVRNAIFDYMRAKNGNIVAVVDKKKESVISYIKQNQKGVVFAALTETGGLDVANLKSLLLPNRINYVVMETGNTAMVKTTIKALLDAQKSCQVQLVILEPNSTLDTDEISFENLIKLKLMYPSVTRESDEANVLIFEKEYRLKNKVNPNTYATRGFDVTFDTMMRLVQGKTYQETADLMTTEQVDNKFQYYKKEDGGHANKGVYILHYDSDLTLKVAN, encoded by the coding sequence ATGAAATATTATTTCGCCTTATTATCCCTTGTGTTTTTTATTACTTGTTCTGCGTTTTCTCAGGAAAAAGTGATAAAATATACCGTTTCCAGTGGAGAAACTATTAACCAGATTTCCGTAAAATTTAAGATTACGCCTTATGATATTTATGCATTAAATCCAGATGCAAGAAGTGGAGTGAAACCAAATACGGTTTTATTAATTCCGACGAATGTTAGTAAAGTTGCTGCAAGTAAAACAGAAGCAACTAACGCTAAAACAGCTGCAAATTCAAAAGAAATAATACACGAAGTTCAGCCAAAAGAGACTTTCTACAGTATCGAAAAAAAATACGGTGTTTCTGATGAAGCTTTAAAAGCAGCAAATCCCGGACTTGAAAAAACAGGAGTTCAGATTGGTCAAAAATTAGTAATTCCGGCAAAAGGAAGTGCTCCAAAAGTTAGTTCAGCTTCTGCAAAAAAAACTAAAGAAAAAGGTCCTGAAAAATATGTCTATCATGATGTTGCTGCAAAGGAAACTAAATTTGGAATTGCTAAACAATACGGAATCACAGTTGAAGAATTAGAAAAACGGAATCCAGAAATAATTTCTAGTTTGCTGGTTGGATCTCGATTGACTATAAAAGGAACAGCTCCTAAAACAGAAAATTCAGCACCAGTGACTCATGCTGCCAAACCTGCGGAAACTCCAAAAAAAGTAACTACTTATATGGAGTATCAGGTTAAACCGAAAGAGACTTTTTATAGTTTAGGAAGAACGTTTCATATTACTCAGGAAGAATTAACGGAATTGAATCCTGCACTTTCTGAAGGAGTAAAAGAAGGAATGGTTTTAAAAGTTCCATCAGGATATTTGGCACCGACTCCAATCATTGCACAAGCACAGCCAGTTGAAAAGGCAGTAGAGAAATCAATTGAAAAACCAGTTGAAAATACAGGTGGAGGAGGTATTAAAATTTTAGAAAAGGTAAAATCAGAAACCGTTTCAGCAGATCCGGAAGTGATTGAACTGACCAAAAAGAGAGGACAGACAGAACGTAAAAAAATGGTTTTATTATTGCCATTTAACTTAGCTAAAATGCAAAATGATACGACAAGTGCGGCTAATAGAATTAAAAATGATAAATTTTTGAACATGACTCTGGATTTTTATTCAGGAGCGATGATGGCAATCGATTCGGCTAAAACCTTAAAATTGCCAATTGATGTATCTATTTATGATTCAGGAGAAACTAAAACAGCATCGAATGTTTCGGGTTTAATTGCTCAGAATAAATTGCAGGATGCCAATGCTGTGATTGGACCATTTTATCAAACTAATGCGGAAACAACGGCTAATTCATTAAGCTTGTATAATGTGCCGGTAATTTCACCATTGTCAAAAGATAGTGCGAATCCAATTGATAATTTATATCAGTCTATACCAACAAATGATGTTGTTAGAAACGCTATTTTTGATTATATGCGTGCTAAAAACGGAAATATTGTTGCTGTTGTAGATAAGAAAAAAGAATCTGTAATTAGTTACATCAAACAAAATCAAAAAGGGGTTGTATTTGCTGCTTTAACAGAAACCGGAGGCTTAGATGTAGCTAATCTAAAAAGCCTGCTATTGCCAAACAGAATCAATTACGTGGTAATGGAAACCGGAAATACGGCAATGGTTAAAACAACAATAAAAGCTTTGCTTGATGCGCAAAAATCATGTCAGGTACAATTGGTAATTTTAGAACCAAATAGTACACTTGATACAGATGAAATTAGTTTTGAAAATCTAATTAAACTGAAATTAATGTATCCGTCAGTAACACGTGAAAGTGATGAGGCGAATGTTTTAATTTTTGAAAAAGAGTATCGTCTAAAAAATAAAGTGAATCCAAATACGTATGCAACTCGTGGTTTTGATGTTACTTTTGATACAATGATGCGTTTGGTACAAGGAAAAACCTATCAGGAAACGGCAGATTTAATGACAACAGAACAAGTTGACAATAAATTTCAATATTATAAAAAAGAAGATGGAGGGCACGCCAACAAAGGGGTGTACATTTTACATTACGACTCAGATTTAACTTTAAAAGTAGCAAACTAA
- a CDS encoding rhomboid family intramembrane serine protease: protein MAFGFPANFSELIPLNNLSQSAFILVTISICKKLDWNLISVNENGVLAFSKNKKNTWNETIAIAFDEENIAIVTSSSNGNQFYDRGRNKKNTDNFLNLYFEELKEISNLNLSQDAFQEQIKIEQKNLLTLEKTEQNITSFYSVFSIFIPTKSYLITPIIIYLNIIYFLIMIFSGVHFFAPEVQEIIDWGGNYGPLTYENQYWRLLSACFIHIGFFHLVANCITLAYVGLILESYLKKWSFLITYLFCGILASLSSLYWNKDLVSAGASGAIFGMFGVLLIAALGKRIDTKLTAKIVFLVVLNICYSFSDGIDSAAHIGGFLAGIVFGITVFISGEKRKIGLASIYSVALISIICLYINFKSSQVYIYQIMEYEKRMQEFVDMEKMALEAYSVQYGNSYSENKESTLYLIKDRGIYYWNENITLMTELDKLYLPKEIHEQNERLIEYCKLRISFYELAYKKIVENSTLYDEKMLALDFKISSIMNQISKAKSKT from the coding sequence ATGGCATTTGGATTCCCAGCTAACTTTTCAGAATTAATTCCGTTAAACAATTTGTCACAATCGGCTTTCATATTGGTTACAATCAGCATTTGTAAAAAACTAGATTGGAATTTGATTTCTGTTAATGAAAACGGAGTTCTCGCATTTTCCAAAAACAAAAAAAACACCTGGAACGAAACTATTGCCATTGCATTTGATGAGGAGAATATCGCAATTGTTACCAGTTCATCAAACGGAAATCAATTTTACGATCGAGGCCGAAATAAAAAAAACACTGACAATTTTTTAAACCTTTATTTCGAAGAATTAAAAGAAATTTCAAATCTAAATTTGAGTCAGGATGCTTTTCAGGAACAAATTAAAATAGAGCAGAAAAACCTTTTAACACTGGAAAAAACAGAGCAAAACATTACTTCATTTTATTCCGTTTTTTCAATTTTTATCCCAACAAAAAGCTATTTGATCACGCCAATTATAATCTATTTAAATATTATATATTTTCTGATAATGATATTTTCAGGGGTCCATTTTTTCGCTCCAGAAGTTCAGGAAATAATTGACTGGGGAGGAAATTATGGTCCTCTTACTTATGAAAACCAATATTGGAGGCTATTATCAGCTTGTTTTATACATATTGGATTTTTTCATTTAGTAGCTAATTGTATTACGCTGGCTTATGTTGGATTGATTTTAGAATCCTATCTAAAAAAATGGAGTTTTCTAATTACGTATTTGTTCTGCGGAATCCTGGCGAGCTTAAGTAGTTTGTATTGGAATAAGGATCTTGTAAGTGCTGGAGCATCGGGAGCCATATTTGGAATGTTTGGTGTTTTGTTAATTGCTGCTCTAGGGAAAAGAATAGACACAAAATTAACTGCTAAAATTGTCTTTTTGGTAGTTCTAAACATTTGTTACAGCTTTAGTGATGGAATTGACAGTGCAGCTCATATTGGCGGATTTCTTGCAGGAATTGTTTTTGGCATAACTGTTTTTATTTCAGGTGAAAAAAGAAAAATTGGACTTGCCTCAATTTATTCAGTAGCCTTAATTTCAATCATTTGCCTTTATATAAATTTCAAAAGTTCTCAAGTTTATATTTATCAGATAATGGAATATGAAAAAAGAATGCAAGAGTTTGTTGACATGGAAAAAATGGCTTTAGAAGCTTATAGTGTTCAATATGGCAATTCATATTCTGAAAATAAAGAAAGTACTCTGTATCTAATTAAAGACCGAGGCATTTATTATTGGAACGAAAACATTACTTTGATGACTGAACTGGATAAATTATATCTCCCAAAAGAAATTCATGAACAAAATGAAAGATTAATCGAATATTGCAAATTGAGAATTAGCTTTTATGAACTTGCTTATAAAAAAATCGTGGAAAACAGCACTTTATATGATGAAAAAATGCTTGCTCTAGACTTCAAAATATCAAGTATTATGAATCAGATTAGTAAAGCAAAATCCAAGACTTAA
- a CDS encoding OsmC family protein encodes MTSKVTYLGDLRTKSIHVQSGSEIISDAPLDNNGKGEAFSPTDTVANALASCMMTIMGIKARDLNVDFINSTAEVTKIMNAEPRRIGAIEIVFDMQGVEDEKNRTILERAAMTCPVFLSLSSEIEKKITFNWS; translated from the coding sequence ATGACATCAAAAGTAACCTATTTAGGTGATTTAAGAACAAAATCAATTCATGTGCAATCAGGAAGCGAAATCATTTCAGATGCACCACTAGATAATAACGGAAAAGGCGAAGCGTTTTCCCCAACAGATACTGTAGCCAATGCTTTGGCTAGTTGCATGATGACTATTATGGGAATCAAAGCGCGCGATTTGAATGTAGATTTCATTAATTCGACTGCTGAAGTGACTAAAATAATGAATGCTGAACCAAGACGAATTGGAGCAATTGAAATCGTTTTTGATATGCAAGGTGTTGAAGATGAAAAAAACAGAACAATTTTGGAACGCGCAGCAATGACTTGCCCGGTATTTCTAAGTTTAAGCTCTGAAATTGAAAAGAAAATTACTTTTAACTGGAGTTAA
- a CDS encoding chloride channel protein yields the protein MTSQKLKEIFLNTFKWILICFLIGIFSGSASAFFLVSLEWVTQFRIQHDWIIWLLPFGGLIVGFSYYYWGESVVKGNNLLLEEYENPKKVIPFKMAPLVLLGTLVTHLFGGSAGREGTAVQMGGAIADQFTKFFNLDNSERKILIILGISAGFASVFGTPLAGAIFALEVLYFSKINIKSVILSFLVAYVAYFTVEFWQVKHTHYIIPIVPKLVSSTLFYTVILGLLSGLAALLFARSTHFWSSLFSKNIKYPPLRPFIGGIILAIAIAGFGFTKFSGLGVPVIIDSFSNQNQWYDFLLKILFTGFTLGAGFKGGEVTPLFFVGATLGSALSAVIPMPIALLAGIGFVAVFSGATHTPIACTIMGMELFGIQPGIFIAIACVIAYFSSGSVGIYKSQLVKGAKYKLYQKLQKKELEHL from the coding sequence ATGACCTCTCAAAAACTAAAAGAAATATTCCTGAACACTTTCAAATGGATTTTGATCTGTTTTTTGATAGGTATATTTTCAGGATCGGCTTCGGCGTTTTTTTTGGTTTCACTAGAATGGGTTACACAATTTAGAATTCAGCACGACTGGATCATTTGGCTTTTGCCTTTCGGCGGATTAATTGTCGGATTTAGTTATTATTATTGGGGAGAATCTGTCGTAAAAGGCAATAATTTATTGTTGGAAGAATACGAAAATCCAAAAAAAGTGATTCCGTTTAAAATGGCTCCTTTAGTACTTTTAGGAACTTTAGTTACCCATTTATTTGGAGGTTCTGCAGGCCGTGAAGGAACTGCTGTACAAATGGGGGGCGCCATCGCAGACCAATTCACCAAATTCTTCAACTTAGATAATTCCGAAAGAAAAATATTGATTATTCTCGGAATCAGTGCGGGATTTGCTTCTGTATTTGGAACTCCTTTGGCGGGTGCTATTTTTGCTTTAGAAGTTTTATATTTTAGTAAAATCAATATCAAAAGCGTTATTTTATCTTTTTTAGTGGCCTATGTGGCTTACTTTACTGTCGAGTTCTGGCAGGTAAAACATACACATTATATCATTCCTATTGTTCCAAAACTAGTGTCCAGCACTTTATTTTATACCGTAATTTTAGGACTATTATCAGGATTAGCCGCTTTATTATTTGCAAGAAGCACTCATTTTTGGAGTTCTCTTTTTTCAAAAAATATTAAATATCCTCCGTTGCGACCTTTTATTGGAGGAATTATTTTAGCCATTGCAATTGCTGGTTTCGGCTTTACAAAATTCTCGGGTTTAGGCGTTCCGGTTATTATAGATTCTTTCTCAAACCAAAATCAATGGTATGACTTTTTACTAAAAATATTGTTTACAGGCTTTACTTTAGGAGCTGGTTTTAAAGGCGGAGAAGTAACACCATTGTTCTTTGTGGGAGCAACTTTAGGAAGTGCTTTATCAGCAGTTATTCCAATGCCAATCGCTCTTTTAGCCGGAATAGGATTTGTAGCTGTATTTTCGGGCGCGACCCACACTCCTATCGCCTGCACCATAATGGGAATGGAATTATTTGGAATTCAACCCGGAATTTTCATTGCCATTGCGTGCGTCATTGCCTATTTTTCTTCAGGTTCTGTTGGAATCTATAAATCGCAGCTTGTAAAGGGTGCAAAATATAAATTGTACCAGAAATTACAGAAAAAAGAATTGGAACATTTGTAG
- the guaA gene encoding glutamine-hydrolyzing GMP synthase, with amino-acid sequence MQHNVLILDFGSQYTQLIARRVRELNIFCEIFPYNHFPSDLSPYKAVILGGSPFSVRAEDAPHPDLSQIRGKLPMLAVCYGAQYLAHFSGGEVAASNTREYGRANLSYIKENEVFFNDVSENSQVWMSHSDSIKALPTNAVKLASTHDVEYAAYKIEGETTYAIQYHPEVFHSTDGSKMLKNFLVDIAEVPQNFTPNAFVEEMVGELKEKLGNDKVVLGLSGGVDSTVAAVLLHQAIGKNLYCIFVNNGLLRKNEFQNVLDQYKGMGLNVKGVDAGDRFLGELAGISDPETKRKTIGRVFIEVFDDESHLIEDVKWLAQGTIYPDVIESVSVKGPSATIKSHHNVGGLPDYMKLKIVEPLRMLFKDEVRRVGATLGIDPELLGRHPFPGPGLSIRILGDITPEKVQILQDVDAVFIDGLKSWGLYDKVWQAGAILLPVNSVGVMGDERTYEKVVALRAVESTDGMTADWVHLPYDFLMKVSNDIINKVKGVNRVVYDISSKPPATIEWE; translated from the coding sequence ATGCAACACAACGTACTTATTTTAGATTTCGGATCGCAATATACTCAACTTATTGCGCGTAGAGTTCGCGAATTAAATATATTCTGCGAAATTTTCCCTTACAATCACTTTCCTAGTGATTTATCACCTTATAAAGCAGTAATTTTAGGAGGAAGCCCATTTTCTGTTCGTGCAGAAGACGCTCCACATCCTGATTTATCTCAAATTCGAGGCAAGCTTCCAATGTTAGCAGTTTGTTACGGAGCACAATACTTAGCCCACTTTAGCGGAGGAGAAGTAGCAGCTTCGAACACCAGAGAATATGGTAGAGCTAATTTATCTTATATTAAGGAGAACGAAGTTTTCTTTAACGACGTTTCAGAAAACAGTCAGGTTTGGATGAGCCACAGTGATAGTATCAAAGCTTTGCCAACAAATGCAGTGAAATTAGCAAGCACGCATGACGTAGAATATGCTGCGTATAAAATTGAAGGCGAAACGACTTATGCTATTCAATATCATCCGGAAGTTTTCCATTCTACGGATGGATCAAAAATGCTGAAAAACTTTTTAGTAGATATTGCTGAAGTTCCTCAAAACTTTACACCAAACGCTTTCGTAGAAGAAATGGTGGGAGAATTAAAAGAAAAATTAGGTAACGATAAAGTAGTTTTAGGATTATCCGGAGGAGTTGATTCAACTGTAGCAGCAGTTTTATTACATCAGGCAATTGGTAAAAACTTATACTGTATTTTCGTAAATAACGGTTTACTTCGTAAAAACGAATTCCAAAATGTATTAGATCAATACAAAGGAATGGGATTGAACGTAAAAGGAGTAGATGCAGGAGATCGTTTTCTTGGTGAATTGGCTGGAATCAGTGATCCTGAAACAAAACGTAAAACAATTGGTCGTGTATTTATCGAAGTTTTTGATGATGAATCACATTTGATTGAAGATGTAAAATGGCTGGCTCAGGGAACTATTTATCCTGACGTTATCGAATCGGTTTCTGTAAAAGGACCGTCGGCAACTATTAAATCGCACCACAATGTGGGTGGATTGCCGGATTACATGAAATTAAAAATTGTTGAACCACTTAGAATGTTGTTTAAAGACGAAGTTCGCAGAGTTGGTGCTACTTTAGGAATAGATCCTGAGTTATTAGGAAGACACCCTTTCCCGGGGCCGGGATTATCAATAAGAATTTTAGGAGATATTACTCCGGAGAAAGTTCAGATTTTACAAGATGTGGATGCTGTTTTTATTGACGGATTAAAATCCTGGGGATTATATGATAAAGTTTGGCAGGCTGGAGCAATTTTGCTTCCGGTAAATTCTGTTGGTGTGATGGGCGATGAGCGTACTTATGAAAAAGTAGTGGCGCTTAGAGCTGTAGAATCGACAGATGGTATGACTGCTGACTGGGTTCATTTACCTTATGACTTCTTGATGAAAGTGTCGAATGACATTATAAATAAGGTAAAAGGCGTGAATCGCGTTGTTTATGATATAAGTTCAAAACCACCTGCAACAATTGAGTGGGAATAG
- a CDS encoding RidA family protein, which translates to MKRENILTGSPWEDKMGYCRAVRIGNIIEVSGTVAIVDGDKVKADDAYAQTYNILERVEKVLEDLNVGMKDVIRTRIFTTNISTFEEVARAHSAFFKDVKPTTGFYEISKLVAPEYLVEIEFTAVVQ; encoded by the coding sequence ATGAAAAGAGAAAACATCTTGACAGGATCACCATGGGAAGACAAAATGGGATATTGCCGTGCGGTACGAATTGGCAATATTATTGAAGTTTCGGGCACTGTGGCTATTGTTGATGGCGATAAAGTAAAAGCTGATGATGCTTATGCTCAAACTTATAATATTTTAGAACGTGTTGAAAAAGTACTGGAAGATTTGAATGTTGGAATGAAAGATGTCATCAGAACCCGAATTTTCACTACAAATATTTCAACTTTTGAAGAAGTTGCAAGAGCACACTCCGCATTCTTTAAAGACGTAAAACCTACAACCGGTTTTTATGAAATCAGTAAACTGGTTGCTCCCGAATATTTAGTTGAAATTGAATTTACAGCTGTTGTTCAGTAA